A region from the Mya arenaria isolate MELC-2E11 chromosome 2, ASM2691426v1 genome encodes:
- the LOC128214649 gene encoding neuronal acetylcholine receptor subunit alpha-3-like, which produces MRAHVVSSACFLLLLELFSSGAGSSVTDSNKLYMYTDLIVTGGYNARNVPSADYSLPLPVTVELKLLSINELDDVGETFRVTGYLSVVWTDTSLIWDSADYNGLSSAQWPQKDVWHPDITLSNSYLDYQQVGDDKLLLLILNNGEISWYPFQVFHSTCSLDITDFPFDEQSCELQFKAWSYYMEDLNMTSDGVNLGDYEASSSWDIVDTLGYTDANQAEPNVRFRITMKRKPLFIIVTVVFPILACALLNICVFILPVESGERAGYSVTIFLALAVFLTIISTTLPANSEKIAIFSVYLIITTVASTVTTIIALFTIRISIFQNPIPQRLNKAMNFIICKTKTNRKVSTVEPIDTEAGQSDLSTNFASYRLKDYTWNDVIRFIDVGCIVFFSTVIVLSTVICLTIAAKG; this is translated from the exons ATGCGCGCCCATGTCGTGTCCTCTGCCTGCTTCCTGTTGCTCCTCGAGCTCTTCTCCAGCGGCGCCGGCTCCAGCGTCACAGACAGCAATAAACTCTATATGTACACTGACCTGATTGTGACTGGTGGCTACAATGCCCGGAACGTACCAAGCGCCGACTACTCACTGCCCTTGC CGGTCACTGTGGAGCTGAAGTTGCTCTCTATCAACGAACTTGATGACGTAGGAGAAACGTTCCGTGTAACCGGATATTTGTCAGTAGTATGGACCGACACATCTCTGATCTGGGATTCAGCCGATTACAATGGACTTAGCTCCGCGCAGTGGCCCCAA AAAGATGTGTGGCACCCCGACATCACCCTTTCCAACTCATACTTGGATTACCAACAAGTTGGTGACGACAAACTGCTACTGCTAATTCTTAATAACGGAGAGATTAGTTGGTATCCCTTTCAG GTGTTCCATTCAACATGTTCGCTCGATATTACTGACTTTCCATTCGATGAGCAAAGTTGTGAGCTGCAATTTAAAGCATGGAGCTACTATATGGAAGAT TTAAACATGACTAGTGATGGTGTGAATCTTGGAGATTACGAGGCCAGTTCCAGTTGGGATATTGTAGACACTTTGGGGTACACGGATGCGAATCAGGCAGAACCCAATGTCAGATtcagaataacaatgaaaaggAAACCCCTGTTTATTATCGTGACGGTAGTATTCCCCATCCTTGCCTGTGCACTCTTGAACATCTGTGTGTTTATACTTCCGGTCGAGAGCGGTGAGCGAGCTGGCTACTCAGTCACAATTTTCCTCGCTCTGGCTGTCTTTCTCACCATCATTTCTACGACTCTCCCAGCTAATTCAGAGAAAATAGCAATTTTCTCTGTGTACCTGATAATAACCACAGTGGCCAGTACGGTGACAACCATCATTGCACTTTTTACTATCAGGATCAGCATCTTTCAGAACCCGATCCCACAACGGCTCAACAAAGCAATGAACTTCATAATCTGCAAAACGAAAACGAACCGAAAAGTGTCCACAGTCGAACCAATTGATACTGAGGCTGGGCAAAGCGATTTATCAACGAACTTTGCTTCATACAGGCTTAAAGACTACACATGGAACGACGTCATCAGGTTCATTGACGTGGGCTGCATAGTCTTCTTCTCTACTGTCATAGTTCTATCAACTGTCATATGTTTGACCATAGCCGCCAAAGGATAG